From a region of the Bradysia coprophila strain Holo2 unplaced genomic scaffold, BU_Bcop_v1 contig_150, whole genome shotgun sequence genome:
- the LOC119074277 gene encoding phosphatidylinositol 3-kinase 1-like produces the protein MTPRPGRKRNRKNKGENLQNKKLHKQNENPVVKRKDTVKKSSDNDNQTQNSNDENMHVHGSKNDYLSEESDQTASSDTDDTDNQPNLRNRNLEKLVEELVSKKIHELREKPFECPRKGKCVCCEHYKNVSNNNRGGTSTSGKFAGSNSTSTSNTYRGNGRGCYRGSYRGCYRGRGRYGNFDENRVDGYFDTYH, from the exons ATGACGCCGCGTCCAGGTAGAAAACGGAATAGAAAG AATAAAGGCGAAAATCTACAGAACAAAAAGTTGCACAAACAGAACGAAAACCCTGTGGTCAAGCGAAAGGATACGGTGAAAAAg TCGTCAGACAATGACAACCAAactcaaaattcaaacgaCGAAAATATGCATGTACACGGTtccaaaaatgattatttaaGTGAGGAGTCGGACCAAACCGCCAGTAGCGACACCGATGACACAGATAACCAGCCCAAT TTGCGCAATCGCAATTTGGAGAAACTAGTCGAAGAACTTGTCAGCAAAAAAATCCACGAACTACGAGAGAAACCATTCGAATGTCCTCGAAAAGGTAAATGTGTGTGCTGCGAGCACTACAAGAATGTGTCGAATAACAATCGAGGTGGAACCTCTACGAGTGGAAAATTCGCCGGGAGTAATTCGACAAGCACTTCAAACACGTATCGAGGCAATGGACGAGGTTGCTATCGCGGCTCTTATCGGGGTTGTTATCGTGGTCGCGGTCGATacggaaattttgatgaaaatcgtgTTGACGGTTACTTTGATACGTACCATTAG